In the genome of Brockia lithotrophica, the window AAGGGACAAGAGCTCTTCGAGCTCTGCGCGAAGAAAGGGGGATCCTTCTCCGCTTCCCTGGATTTCGACATACCGCCCGCTGCCCGTCATGGCCACGTTCATGTCCACACGCGCCTCGGAATCCTCGGCGAAGTTGAGGTCGAGGAGGGGCACGTCGCCGACGACGCCCACGCTCGTCGCCGCGAGAAAGTCCACGAGGGGGATTTCGGCAATTTCCCCGCGCTCGCGCAGGCGTTCAAAGGCAAAGGCGAGGGCGACAAAACCGCCCGTGATCGCAGCCGTCCGCGTTCCACCGTCCGCCTGGAGGACGTCGGCATCGACGATCACCGTGCGCTCCCCTAGCCGCTCGGGGTCGACCACGGCGCGGAGTGCCCGACCGATGAGGCGCTGGATTTCCATCGTGCGCCCCTGGAGGTGGCCCCGTACGGACTCGCGCTGCGTGCGGGTTTCCGTAGACCGGGGGAGGAGGCTGTATTCGGCCGTCACCCAACCGCGCCCTTGCCCGCGGAGGAAGGGAGGGACCTTGTCTTCCACGGTGGCCGTCACGTAGACGCGCGTATCGCCGACCTCGATGAGGACGGACCCTTCGGCGTACTTGTTTACGTGGGGTGTGATGCGGACAGGCCGGAGTTCGTCGGGGCTACGTCCGTCGATGCGCACGCGTTCCACCTCGCTTCGAACCGCACGAACCACTCCCTCATTATACCCGAACCGTTCCACCTCCCCACGGGGAACCGAGGGTACACCCGAGGTACCCGTCCTCAAGCGCTAAAAACCCAAGGGGTTCAAAGTTCGGGGGCGCGCCACGGGGCGCGTGAGGTCGAAGTCCTCCCCAACCTTGATCGCCTGCCCGTCTACGAGGATCTGTGCTTCCTTCGTCCCCGCCATCTCGGTTGCCGTGAGCGCCAAAGCCTGCACGGAACGCGCCGCCCAGGCGTCCGCCTTCCCGTCTTTGGTGAGGAGGTGGGGATCCACGTCCACGACCGCAACCCCGCCGTCGACGAAGGCGCGGTGAAGGCGCACGGAAGGACGCACGGTGGGCAGGAGGGAACTCCCTCCCAGGGGACCGCGAATGAGTTCGCGAATCGCCGCCTCGAGCGGCCGATCCGTACGGGGGACGAGGCGCGTTACGGGCACGAAGTAGGTAAACGTGCCGTCTTCCGATTGGGCTTGGAAGTACAGGCGAACGGGAGTCGTATCGCCGGGAGTGGCCTCCGGTGCAAGCTCGACGTTGATCCCCATCGACCGATCGAGGGGAGAGGAGACGGGTAGTCCTCCCTTCCCAAACCTCTCGAGCGGATGTCCGGAAACGCGCAGGGACACGCGCTTCACTGTGGGAAACTCCGTAAGCGTCCAGACGACGGCCTCCAGGGTGCGCGCGGCGTGTTCTGCCGCCACATTTTGTACCTCGGGACCGAAGTCGACTACGGCCTCCCCCTCCGGAGTCACGTCTATGGTAAACGTCGTTCCCTTGGGCAGGGGAGCGTGAAAGCCGTGGGGGAGAATCGCTTCTCCGGGGCCACCTTCTACGAGGTACGTGAGCGCCTGCTTTGCCACACCCTCGACGAGCGGCAGGCGGGCGGTGAAGGGGACGACGTACCCGTGGGCGTCCGTAACGTACAACGTGTAAGACGTAAGGGCGAGTTCTTTCCCTGGGGTCGCGGGGTGAAGGGAAGAAGCGCCTCCCTCGTTCTTGGACGGCGAAGGGGAAGGACCACTCGCCTGATTCCCCGTTCTCCCGCAACCCGCAAAGGAAAGAACCGCTACGACCAAGGCGAGAACGAGGGCAATTCCGCGAACGTAAGGAACGGTGGTTCCGGCCGACCGTGTCTTCCCGCGCATCCGTAAGCCCCTCCTTACGGCAGCGTAGTCCTAGGGCATGTATACGGGTGCGGGGACAACGGTAGACCGGCGGGGTCCCGAAGCGCGATCGGCGCTCATCCGCCGAAACCCGGAAGCGGCGCGTCTTCGGAACCCTGGAGGACGGACAGGGGAAGATGGACCACGTGCACGGGGCGGGCGAGCACCGCTCCCGCCCAGCGGGAAAAAAAATCCGGGTCCCCCGTCGTGTAGAAAAGGACCTCCCCCTTCAGAGAGGAAGGGTACATACGGGCCACTTCCTCGGCGACTTCCTCCGCGGGGTTGAGCAGGGTAACCTCTTCGCCGAGGCACTCGCGAATGTACGGGGCGAGAAGCGGGTAATGCGTACACCCGAGGAGGACGGCGCGGAGACGGCGTCTCCCGTTGGCCCCAGACCCATTCCAGAGAATCCGTACGGAGCCAAGCTCCTCGCACACCGCGCGGCGAAGGCGCTCGGGTGGAGCACCTCCCTCGAGCAGAGGTACCCACGTAGGACAGGACTTGGAAAAGACGGAGAGCTCGGGCCGCAGGTGGTAGAGGAGGCGAGGGTAGACGCCGCTGGCCACGGTTACGGGGGTGGCGAGGACGGCGATCTCCTCCGCACCGGCCCGGGCGGCAAGACGTGCCCCGGGTTCTACCATCCCGAGGACGGGGACGTCCGCCTGGCGGCGAAGGAGGTCGAGGGCCACAGAGGAAACCGTATTGCACGCCGCAACGACGAGGGCGGGCCGAAAGCGCAGGAGGAATCCCAGGATCTCGAGAGAAAACATCCGGATCTCCTCGCGCGAGCGCGAACCGTACGGACTGCGCGCCTGATCCCCTACGTAGACGAGAGGCGCCCGGGGAAGGCGAAGGAGGATTTCCCGTACCACGGTGAGACCGCCGAGCCCCGAATCGAACACCGCAATCGGCCCGGTCATCTGCTTCTCGCCCCTTTTTCTGCGTGTCCCGACGAAATCGCATCTCCGTATCGCCTAACCCCGGCTTCACCCAAAGCTCCGGAAATTCATCCTAGTCATCTCTATGCGTGGCACGACCGCTTTCGAACTCGCGCACCATTTCCGCGTGCAGGCGGGCGAGAAGGCGGCGCAGCTCTTCCGCCTCCTCGGGAGAAAAGCGGCGGAGGAGCCCGGCAAGGTACGCCTGCCGCCGGCGGATGACCTCCTCGATGACCGTACGCCCGGCCTCGAGGAGTTCCACGCGCACGACGCGGCGGTCGTGGGATGCGCGCACGCGGCGCACGTAGCCGCCGCGTTCCAATCGGTCCACGAGGTCGGTTACGGTGCTGTTCGCGAGGTACATTTTGGCGCTGAGTTCGCCAATCGTGAGGTTTCCGGCTTCTTTGAGCCACTGCAGGGCGATGAACTGCGGAGGCGTAAGGGGGGTTTCCTGAAGGAGCTCCCTTCCCTTTTGCTTCAGAAGGGCGCTCACGTGCCGAAGGTGCCACTCCACTTCCTCGGCGATCGCCCGTCCGCCTTCCTCTTCGGCACTCCGGCGATCCGCCCCTTCTCCTTCGTTTTGCGGAAACTCTCCCCCTGCGTTCCTCTCGTCCACTCCCGCTCGTCCCCTCTCGGGCCGGCAACCGGCCTTCCCTACCCGACTTCGCTTGCCTCTATCAAACCGGAAGGGCAAAACCCATGTCAAGGGGCGCCTCCCCCCCCCGACATGCAACCAGTTCCTGACGGGTGGTACAATAAGACGCACCGATACAAGGCGAAGGGGGCGACATATGTGGGCAAACGCTACGCGATCGTTGGCGGCGACGCCGCGGGGATGAGCGCGGCGACGCAGATCCGCCGTGTAGACCCGCAGGGCGAAATCGTAGTCTGGGAAAAGGAAGGCGTGATCTCCTACGCGCAGTGCGGCCTTCCCTACTACGTCGGCGGCGTAGTTTCCGCTCCGGAACGACTCCTCGCCCGAACGGCGGACGAATTCCGCGAACGCTATCGGATCGACGTACGCCTGCACCACGAAGTCCTGGCGATCGACCCCCAGGGGAAACGCGTGCGCATCCTCCGCCGCGACACGGGCGAAGAAATCGAGGAAGGGTACGACGTCCTCCTCCTCGCGACGGGGAGCGCCGCCGTACTCCCCCCGTGGGAAGGAATCGACCTGCCCGGCGTCTTTCCCCTTAAGACGCTGGCGGACGCCGAGCGGTTGGTGGCCTGGCTCTCCCGGCGCAACCCCAAGCGCGTCGTAATCGTCGGCGGCGGGTACATCGGCCTGGAAGCGGCGGAAGCGCTCGTGCACCGCGGCCTTTCCGTCACCGTGGTGGACGTGGCGCCCCAGCTCATCCCGAGCTTTGACCGGCCGATCGCCGAGCTCGTCCGGCAGGAACTCGAACGGCACGGCGTCGAAGTTCGCCTGGAAGAACGGGTACGCGGCTTTTCCGGCGACTCCGCAGGCGTGCGGGAGGTCCTCCTGGAAGGCGGTTCCCTTGCGGCGGACCTCGTCCTCGTCGCCGTAGGCGTCAGACCGGTCAGCGAGCTCGCGCGCGCCGCAGGGATCGAGCTCGGACCTCGGGGGGCCGTCCTCGTCGACGAATACCTGCGAACGAGTGCGCCGGACGTGTACGCCGCGGGCGACTGCGCGACGCACTTTCACCGGATAAAAAACGCTCCCGACTACATTCCCCTGGGTACCACGGCCAACAAGCAGGGGCGGATCGCGGGAGCAAACATGGCCGGTGCGCAAATCCCCTTTGCCGGCGTTTTGGGCACGGCCATCGTCAAGGTCTTCGACCTCGCCATCGCCCGCACCGGTCTAGGAGAGGAAGAGTGCCGAACGTCGGGGAGGACGTGTGAGACGGTGGCAATTCAGGCGCGTCCCGTGAGCCACTACTACCCGGGAGCAGAAGACGCGCTTACGCTGAGGATTACGTTCGACCTCAAGACGCGGGCGCTTCTGGGCGGACAGATCGCAGGCCGTCGCGGAGTAGACAAGCGCATCGACGTCCTCGCCACGGCGCTCTACGCCGGCCTCACGATCGACGAGCTCCAAGCCCTCGACCTCGCCTACGCGCCGCCGTTTAACGGCGTGTGGGACCCCCTGCAGCAGGCGTCTACAGTAGCACAAAAGAAGGCATAGCGCGATACGTCGGGCGTGGCGCGACCGGCGCCGCACCTCCGCCGAACGAACAAGCTCCTCCTGGATGCCTAGATCTTGAGTTCCCCCATGCGCACGAGCTCCACGACGGCTTGAGATCGGCCCTTGACGCCCAACTTTTGAATTACGTTGGAGATGTGGTTCCGCACGGTCTTTTCGCTGATGAAGAGCTCGCGCGCGATCTCCTTGGTGGTTTTATCCTTTACGAGCAGTTCGAAGACTTCCCGCTCGCGCGGCGTGAGGATCGACGAACGTTCGAGGTTGGGGGCCACCCCTACCCCTCCCTTCCGAAGCCACCCGAGAAGGTGCGGTGCCGGATGTCAACGTATCGTATGTGGAAGGGATTGGTGGGGTGTAGGCCGGTATCGAGGGGAGTCCGAAAATCCCCGCGAACTAGGCCTCCCGCCTTCCGCCCTGGGGAGAGGGGGTACCCTCCGCCTCGGCAGCTTCGTCGTCGAGGCCAAACGCCGTGTGCAGGAGACGGGCGGCCCGGCACGCCTGCTCGCGTTCGACGACGACGGAAATCTTGATCTCCGAGGTGGAGACCATCTTCACGTCGATCCCCGCGTCGGCGAGGGTCCGGAAGACTCCGGCCGCCACCCCGGGACGCGACGCCATCCCCGCACCTACGACGGATACCTTGGCCAACCCGCCTTCCGCGTCCAGGCGGTCGTAGGCGAGAGAACTCCGCCGCGCCGCGAGGAGTTCGATGGCGCGCTCGAGGTCTCCCGCCTCGAGGCTGAAGGCGACGTCCAGCCCGTCAGGGCCCGCGACACTCGTGATGATGATGTCCACGTTGATCTCCGCCTCCGCGAGAAGGCCGAAGAGGCGCTTGAGGGCCCCCTCCGGTGGGCGAACACCCCGAAGCGTCACGCGGGCGACGGATTCGTCTACGGCGACGCCGGTGACGACGCGTCCTCCTTCCATGTCCTGCGCCTCCCCTCCGATCCACGTCCCTTCCCGATCGTCCAACGAAGTGGCCACGTAAAGCGGTACTCCGTAGCGCTTGGCGAGTTCTACGGCCCGGGGGTGCAACACGACGGCACCGAGGTGGGCAAGTTCGAGCATCTCGTCGTAAGTGACGTGGGCGAGCTTGCGCGCCTTGGGAACAACCCGCGGATCGGACGTGTAGACGCCGTCCACGTCCGTGTAGATCTCGCACCGCTCCGCCCGAAGGGCAGCTGCGAGGGCCACGGCCGTCGTATCGCTTCCCCCCCGACCGAGCGTGGTGATCTCCTCTTCCGCGGTAACCCCCTGAAATCCCGCGACGAGGACGACCTTCCCACCGCTCAGGTGGCGTTCGAGTCGCGCCGACTCCACGGACTCGATGAGGGCCCGGCCGAAGGAGGGCGTCGTGCGGATGCCCGCCTGCCACCCCATGAGGGCAACCGCCGGCACGCCGCGGTCGCGCAGCGCCATTTCCATAAGGGCGATGGACACAACCTCGCCCGTAGACAAGAGGAGGTCCAGGGCGTCCGGGTGGGGACGCGGGGAGACCTCGCGGGCAAGGGCGAGGAGCTCGTCCGTCGTATCGCCCATCGCGGAAAGGACGACGACCAACGGTCCGTGCTCGCGGTACGCCCGCGCGATGCGTTCGGCTACGTTCAGGATCCGCGCGGGCGTCGCGAGGGACGAACCACCGTACTTCTGAACAACGCGCACCGGCGTTCCCCCCTACGCGACCGAATTCGCTCGATCCGCTCTTGCAAAAGCTTTTTCTATTCTACGGAGTCGTGATTTTTCCCGCAAGGTCTCCGACGCCGTCTCCCGTTCCGCCGGACGTGTAGACCCTCAGGAAATCCTCCCCGTATCGACCTCCTCCTTCGGGAGGTCGTCTCGTCCTGTGCGGTCGGCACCTCGGTCGGTACGGTACTCCCCGGGTGATTCCGCCACCGCATCGGCCGTAGAGGCAAGGGCGCCTTCCTCTCGACCGTAGGAAGACAGATACGCCCGCAACGTCTGGGCGAGCTTTTTCCCCACCACGGCCGCGAGCTCCTCCTCGGGCGCCGTCCGGATGCGCTCCAAGGAACCGAAGCGGCGGAGAAGCTCGCGCTTGCGCTTGGGGCCTATGCCCGGAACCTCGTCGAGGACCGAAGCGAAAGCTTCCTTCTTCCGCCGCCGTCGGTGGGTCGCCACGGCAAACCGGTGCACTTCTTCCTGCATGCGCACGAGGAGGAGGAAGGCCGCACCGCGCCGGGAAAGGGCGAGGGGGCGCGGCGGATCTCCGGCCAGCGCCACGCGCGTCTCGTGGCGCTCGTCCTTGGCCAGGGCGAGGAGGGGGGTAGGCCGCCCGAGCTCCTCCGCGAACACCTCGCGGGCTACGGCCAGGTGACCGCGGCCTCCGTCCAGGACGACGAGATCCGGCCACGGCCCGCCTTCCTCGAGGAGCTTGCCGTAGCGGCGCCGGAGGACCTCCCGCAAGGCTCCGTAGTCGTCCCCGCGGGCTGCCTCGCGGATTCGGTACGTCCGGTAGTCGTGCTTGGACGGACGACCGTCGACGAAGACCACGACGACGCCCACCGCCTGGGCGCCAAAGAGGTGGGATTGGTCGAGGACGTCGATCCGGCGAGGTGCGGGAATGCCCAGGACGCTCCCGAGCTCTTCCAAGGCCGAGGCGATGCGCTGCGCGTCCCGCGCCTCCAAGGCCACGTGCTCCTCCAGGGCGTGCCGGGCGTTTTCTTGGGCCATCTCGAGAAGGCGCCTCTTTTCCCCGCGCTTCGGGACGTGCACCCGCATCCCTAAAGCCTGCCCGAGCGCCTCGGCATCCTCGATGGGGGGGAGGAGGAGAAGGCCGGGGCGGTTGGCGACGTCGAAGTCGAGGTAGTACTGCCCGAGGAACTGGACGAAGGCCTCCTCGGATTCGCCGTAGTAGGGGCGAATGTCGCGCTCTCCCTCCAAAAGCCTCCCCGCGCGCACGTGGAAAATCTGAATTGCGATCCGCCCGTGCTCTGCGAAAAAGGCGGCGATGTCCCAGTCTTCCGTTCGGTTCGGGAGGAGCACCGCCTGCTCTTCCTTGAGGTGCCCGATCTCCCTCAGGAGGTCGCGGAGCTGTGCGGCCCGTTCGAAGTCGAACCGTTCGGCCGCCTCCCACATCTGCGCCTCGAGGCGCTTCTCCACGCCCTCGGTCTTCCCCCGAAGAAAG includes:
- the rph gene encoding ribonuclease PH, with the protein product MRIDGRSPDELRPVRITPHVNKYAEGSVLIEVGDTRVYVTATVEDKVPPFLRGQGRGWVTAEYSLLPRSTETRTQRESVRGHLQGRTMEIQRLIGRALRAVVDPERLGERTVIVDADVLQADGGTRTAAITGGFVALAFAFERLRERGEIAEIPLVDFLAATSVGVVGDVPLLDLNFAEDSEARVDMNVAMTGSGRYVEIQGSGEGSPFLRAELEELLSLAERGIQRLVEIEREVLGPIGERIAELARRASAADDRTSEEHGALDASEGGVPEDGGPS
- a CDS encoding GerMN domain-containing protein; this encodes MRGKTRSAGTTVPYVRGIALVLALVVAVLSFAGCGRTGNQASGPSPSPSKNEGGASSLHPATPGKELALTSYTLYVTDAHGYVVPFTARLPLVEGVAKQALTYLVEGGPGEAILPHGFHAPLPKGTTFTIDVTPEGEAVVDFGPEVQNVAAEHAARTLEAVVWTLTEFPTVKRVSLRVSGHPLERFGKGGLPVSSPLDRSMGINVELAPEATPGDTTPVRLYFQAQSEDGTFTYFVPVTRLVPRTDRPLEAAIRELIRGPLGGSSLLPTVRPSVRLHRAFVDGGVAVVDVDPHLLTKDGKADAWAARSVQALALTATEMAGTKEAQILVDGQAIKVGEDFDLTRPVARPRTLNPLGF
- the murI gene encoding glutamate racemase; the protein is MTGPIAVFDSGLGGLTVVREILLRLPRAPLVYVGDQARSPYGSRSREEIRMFSLEILGFLLRFRPALVVAACNTVSSVALDLLRRQADVPVLGMVEPGARLAARAGAEEIAVLATPVTVASGVYPRLLYHLRPELSVFSKSCPTWVPLLEGGAPPERLRRAVCEELGSVRILWNGSGANGRRRLRAVLLGCTHYPLLAPYIRECLGEEVTLLNPAEEVAEEVARMYPSSLKGEVLFYTTGDPDFFSRWAGAVLARPVHVVHLPLSVLQGSEDAPLPGFGG
- a CDS encoding MarR family winged helix-turn-helix transcriptional regulator: MAEEVEWHLRHVSALLKQKGRELLQETPLTPPQFIALQWLKEAGNLTIGELSAKMYLANSTVTDLVDRLERGGYVRRVRASHDRRVVRVELLEAGRTVIEEVIRRRQAYLAGLLRRFSPEEAEELRRLLARLHAEMVREFESGRATHRDD
- a CDS encoding FAD-dependent oxidoreductase — its product is MGKRYAIVGGDAAGMSAATQIRRVDPQGEIVVWEKEGVISYAQCGLPYYVGGVVSAPERLLARTADEFRERYRIDVRLHHEVLAIDPQGKRVRILRRDTGEEIEEGYDVLLLATGSAAVLPPWEGIDLPGVFPLKTLADAERLVAWLSRRNPKRVVIVGGGYIGLEAAEALVHRGLSVTVVDVAPQLIPSFDRPIAELVRQELERHGVEVRLEERVRGFSGDSAGVREVLLEGGSLAADLVLVAVGVRPVSELARAAGIELGPRGAVLVDEYLRTSAPDVYAAGDCATHFHRIKNAPDYIPLGTTANKQGRIAGANMAGAQIPFAGVLGTAIVKVFDLAIARTGLGEEECRTSGRTCETVAIQARPVSHYYPGAEDALTLRITFDLKTRALLGGQIAGRRGVDKRIDVLATALYAGLTIDELQALDLAYAPPFNGVWDPLQQASTVAQKKA
- a CDS encoding helix-turn-helix domain-containing protein, producing MAPNLERSSILTPREREVFELLVKDKTTKEIARELFISEKTVRNHISNVIQKLGVKGRSQAVVELVRMGELKI
- a CDS encoding aspartate kinase, with product MRVVQKYGGSSLATPARILNVAERIARAYREHGPLVVVLSAMGDTTDELLALAREVSPRPHPDALDLLLSTGEVVSIALMEMALRDRGVPAVALMGWQAGIRTTPSFGRALIESVESARLERHLSGGKVVLVAGFQGVTAEEEITTLGRGGSDTTAVALAAALRAERCEIYTDVDGVYTSDPRVVPKARKLAHVTYDEMLELAHLGAVVLHPRAVELAKRYGVPLYVATSLDDREGTWIGGEAQDMEGGRVVTGVAVDESVARVTLRGVRPPEGALKRLFGLLAEAEINVDIIITSVAGPDGLDVAFSLEAGDLERAIELLAARRSSLAYDRLDAEGGLAKVSVVGAGMASRPGVAAGVFRTLADAGIDVKMVSTSEIKISVVVEREQACRAARLLHTAFGLDDEAAEAEGTPSPQGGRREA
- the uvrC gene encoding excinuclease ABC subunit UvrC; amino-acid sequence: MADGPIEGGLSGDRGRLRAKVELLPERPGVYLMKNAQGEVIYVGKANSLKQRVRSYFTGAHDAKTERMISEIADFETIVVPNPTAALLLEMNLIKRYAPRYNVLLKDDKSYPYIKITNEEHPRIEITRRVQPDGGRYFGPYPHAQAARATKRLLDKLYPLRKCRTLPDRPCLYYHMGQCLAPCVRPVDPNVYGPMVREIAAFLRGKTEGVEKRLEAQMWEAAERFDFERAAQLRDLLREIGHLKEEQAVLLPNRTEDWDIAAFFAEHGRIAIQIFHVRAGRLLEGERDIRPYYGESEEAFVQFLGQYYLDFDVANRPGLLLLPPIEDAEALGQALGMRVHVPKRGEKRRLLEMAQENARHALEEHVALEARDAQRIASALEELGSVLGIPAPRRIDVLDQSHLFGAQAVGVVVVFVDGRPSKHDYRTYRIREAARGDDYGALREVLRRRYGKLLEEGGPWPDLVVLDGGRGHLAVAREVFAEELGRPTPLLALAKDERHETRVALAGDPPRPLALSRRGAAFLLLVRMQEEVHRFAVATHRRRRKKEAFASVLDEVPGIGPKRKRELLRRFGSLERIRTAPEEELAAVVGKKLAQTLRAYLSSYGREEGALASTADAVAESPGEYRTDRGADRTGRDDLPKEEVDTGRIS